The Vitis vinifera cultivar Pinot Noir 40024 chromosome 8, ASM3070453v1 genome segment CaagtgagatcctaaagtgacCATGTATTCCTTTATGGATtggatcactattgatggaaacaTGTAACAATGGGTATTCTTAATTAAGGTACCAtcatatctcatgggattaagatAAAGTGTCTTATTAGGTGATCTTAAGGAAGTGTGTTTATATAAATTATGACTATAGTAGTTTCTTAAGTGGAACTGGACATAAACTCTTTGTAAGCTAAGATTGAACAAGCATAAAAGAAGAATAGTTTAATGAaggtaaacaaattaatttaagttaaaattgtttttcacaaaaaggaaaaaagagaggagTGTgatgaatagaaaaatattatgtaCTAGTAACAAAATGATGGAGGGTCCCAAAGAGAATTGTCCCTCACTTAAGCATGAATCTTAAAGAACGTGATGGCAACTTTTGGCCACTCATAATCACAGCTTGAAATGCTATTCTTCACCATACCACCATAAAATTGGATGAAATTGGTATCTTTAATCCGCTTCTTGGCAAacaacattttgaaaataaaaatcccTTTCAACCATTTTGGAGAAACACCATTTAGTTACAAATGAAATTCTAATCCAAGAATTTAGCCATAAGTAGTTCTTCTATGAAATAGCATTCCAAACACACTTTCAAATGGTCAAAAGTCATCCAACCCAAATACTAGAATGAGTAGACTTAGTCTATTTTATGACTCCGAATGAAATATTTACTCcttagaataaaatataaagaatgtttttcttttaatttatttgaggGAAACATCTTTTGGGGTGTGGtcagaaagaaaatttaatttttgaagtcTTGTTTGTTATTGATAGACATTTTATTTTGAACCAATGACACTCAATTTACTatagatatattatttttgtaaaaaactaatttaatgtgtgcattattaattgttttattattttcataatttcatttaaagtttatataatcaaatttcaagatttttttaatcaaaattttcattgatattaatattttcatttatgtaaactaccaatattttcatggatattaattttttttattatgtaggTTCTATCATATGAAGTTATATGGTGTATCACTCATTTATgtcttaaatataattttcaaaatttattcatttatcctaatttgaaactttattattattaatattgttattattattataataatattttattcttatttatccataacaaaatacaaaataatttaacacaaattcaattttttttttcaaaattttctcacattcttttaaaaagaatttaagaagaaaatctttaaccattttaattttttctctcattttttccttttttttatttttttttatcaagaactatctttctttataaataatttttttcctttttcttaatcATTTCCAAAAGTTTTTTGAGCTattaagactatgtttgattcctaaaaaaattgagggaaaatgcaagagagagagagaaaaaaaaaagtggaaacgtagaaggaaagaaaaaagaaaggaaaataaaaactagatttgaagttaataaattatttttatatgctacttcaaacttattttattgattttaactctttcatatgaagattaaataatttgaaattgtatcattttctaactagttttaatatatatttgattttctttagtatttttcacatgacaatcaaatatgataaaatcaatttttttttaatatttttttctttcattattgctttccgggaatcaaacataatctaaatttcttgttctttttcccACAATAGATCAACCAAGAGAAGAGATAAGGGTCGTTGAACTTGACTTGATGTAGAGAACCTTgaatttctctcttttcttcctCCAATTACCTTGCCAATTCAAAACGCCTTTAGTAGCAAGACTTTGAGGTCTACAACTATGTACAAGTCATGCACTCAATTATGCCAAAAACATCACATTCACAAGTCTTTTTCTTTCACTCTCCCAACTAACTTAAATACTTCCTATTAGAGAAACTACTAtataaatagttataaaatgtatacttatttatatttattcatgaTAATAGGTAacaattataattaaaacatgGATTTTTGAGATGATAGCTACAATAAATTGAAACCTCATCCAATTATTTTAGGAGAGGCAAAATAATGTTTGATTAACATATAAACTAAATTGAGTAAATTACAAGAAAAATGTTATGCTTGTTAAAGAATTCGAGCATTGACTAGTGTGTTGTTTGGGCTAAAGGGAGACTTCCATTTTCACATTGGAGGGAATATAGACTTTAATCTACTCAAGTGACAATGACTTATCCCGttgaattcaaattaataaattttataattatagatattttgatatttttagtaataaaatgaaataatgcGGATATTGGATTCATTTAGTATCACTTTCTAAAGTTAATTCATTTCTCCTCTTGAAACATCCGTAAAAGTAATGTTTAAACATGTCTGGGCTTAGCAGTCTCTCCCAGCTGCTGCCAATGAGAATTCTattctttttatggattttatTCATGCCCTTATGCCCGATCTTTTTTGGTATGCATGTTACTTCTGTGTCCGGCGAATGTCTGAGTGATGGGAGGGTATGCCTGGAAGATGAGGTGTTGTTGCTGCTGCAACTGAAGAGCAGCCTCATATTTAATACTGCTGCATCGAATAAACTTGTTTCCTGGATTCAAAGCGCGGACTGCTGTTCTTGGGGAGGTGTAACATGGGACGCCACTGGTCGTGTTGTCTCTCTTGATCTCAGTAGCGAATTCATTTCTGGTGAACTCAATAGCTCCAGTAGCATTTTCAGTCTACAATATCTCCAGAGCTTGAATTTGGCTAACAACACCTTCTCTTCTCAAATTCCAGCAGAATTCCACAAGCTTGGAAACTTAAATTACCTGAATTTGTCCAACGCTGGCTTTTCTGGGCAGATTCCAATTGAGATTTCCTACTTGACAAGGTTGGTTACTATTGATCTATCTAGCCTTTATTTCATCACCGGTATCCCAGAACTGAAACTTGAGAACCCAAATCTGACAACGCTGGTCCAGAACCTCAAGGAGCTTAGGGAACTTCATCTTAGTGGTGTAAACATTTCGGCCAAGGGAAAGGAGTGGTGCCAGTCATTATCATCTTCAGTGCCAAATCTCCAAGCGCTAAGCTTGTCCAGAT includes the following:
- the LOC132254163 gene encoding receptor-like protein 7, giving the protein MSGLSSLSQLLPMRILFFLWILFMPLCPIFFGMHVTSVSGECLSDGRVCLEDEVLLLLQLKSSLIFNTAASNKLVSWIQSADCCSWGGVTWDATGRVVSLDLSSEFISGELNSSSSIFSLQYLQSLNLANNTFSSQIPAEFHKLGNLNYLNLSNAGFSGQIPIEISYLTRLVTIDLSSLYFITGIPELKLENPNLTTLVQNLKELRELHLSGVNISAKGKEWCQSLSSSVPNLQALSLSRCFLSGPIDSSLEKLQYLSRIRLDGNNFSSPVPEFLAKFQNLTCLRLSFCGLYGTFPEKIFQVPTLQILDIENNMLLEGSLPEFPLNGALETLILSDTKFSGKVPDSIGNLKILTRIELARCNFSGPIPNSMADLTQLVYLDLSENQFSGPIPLSLFSFPSLQTIQLTNN